One genomic region from Phycisphaerales bacterium encodes:
- a CDS encoding ABC-F family ATP-binding cassette domain-containing protein has product MADLLSARDLSKSHPAATLFEGVSITIGERARTGLIGPNGAGKTTLVRILAGLEEPDEGTVSRRKSMRAAYVEQSDLYEDGDTPLSVATAAMERAADPRLDSETRASIALSKLGFENFERPVSELSGGWKKRLSIACAVGLEPDLLMLDEPTNHLDLEGVLWLESFARTTPIAMIFITHDRQFLENVANRIIELSPAYPGGMFEATGNYTEFLNRKHAFLDAQAAEESALANKVRRDTAWLRQGIQGRQTRNKTQVAAAADRRGELKATKDRNIAPTRTTTIDFQATERKTNRLLALHSVAMSMGGKRLFHDLDLVLTPGRRLGVLGVNGAGKTTLLRLMNGEIEPDSGTIKRAVDLRIVTFSQHRGTLDRTQTLQEALCPVGDMIEYRGKQVHVTGWAQRFLFEADQLATLVANLSGGEQARLLIANLMLEPADILLLDEPTNDLDIPSLEVLESALLEFPGAIALVTHDRFMLDRIATEFVGLDDEGGIKEFQTCEQWYAHRKAMRHSKTVVQSAKKNAVPMAAAKKSKRKRTYNDEREYKQMEKVILEAEERLEALKADAEANTQHACAREIFQSLSDTQEHVKKLYARWAELEAMAD; this is encoded by the coding sequence ATGGCCGACCTGCTTTCTGCCCGCGATCTATCTAAATCACACCCCGCTGCAACCCTCTTTGAAGGGGTAAGCATCACTATTGGGGAGCGGGCCCGCACCGGCCTCATTGGCCCCAATGGCGCAGGAAAGACAACCTTGGTCCGCATCCTTGCAGGACTTGAGGAACCGGATGAAGGCACTGTGTCCCGGCGAAAGTCGATGCGTGCTGCCTATGTCGAGCAGAGTGATCTCTACGAGGATGGCGACACCCCGCTTTCAGTCGCTACAGCGGCCATGGAGCGTGCTGCAGACCCTCGCCTTGACAGTGAGACTCGGGCCAGTATTGCGCTGTCGAAACTGGGATTTGAGAACTTTGAGCGGCCTGTTTCCGAACTTTCCGGCGGATGGAAAAAACGGCTTTCCATTGCGTGCGCCGTTGGCCTTGAGCCAGACCTCTTGATGCTGGACGAACCGACGAATCATCTGGATCTTGAAGGCGTATTGTGGCTGGAGTCATTTGCTCGGACCACACCAATCGCGATGATTTTTATCACGCATGATCGGCAATTTCTCGAGAACGTAGCGAATCGAATCATCGAACTTTCGCCCGCCTATCCAGGTGGCATGTTTGAGGCAACGGGCAACTACACCGAATTTCTCAATCGCAAGCATGCGTTCTTGGATGCCCAGGCAGCCGAAGAATCGGCACTTGCAAACAAGGTTCGACGAGACACGGCGTGGCTACGTCAAGGCATTCAAGGTCGGCAAACCCGGAATAAAACGCAGGTGGCAGCAGCAGCAGATCGTCGCGGAGAATTAAAGGCCACCAAAGATCGCAACATCGCGCCAACTCGAACGACGACCATTGACTTTCAGGCCACTGAGCGAAAGACGAATCGATTGCTTGCATTGCACAGTGTCGCAATGTCAATGGGTGGAAAGCGGCTCTTTCATGATCTTGATCTGGTGCTCACGCCCGGACGTAGGCTCGGGGTTCTTGGTGTCAACGGCGCAGGGAAGACGACGCTTCTGAGATTGATGAATGGCGAAATTGAGCCTGACAGCGGAACGATCAAACGTGCAGTCGATCTTCGCATCGTGACATTTAGCCAACACCGCGGAACGCTCGATCGGACACAAACACTGCAAGAAGCGCTCTGCCCGGTCGGTGACATGATCGAGTACCGCGGCAAACAAGTCCATGTCACAGGATGGGCACAACGATTTCTCTTCGAAGCTGATCAACTCGCAACATTGGTGGCCAATCTCTCGGGCGGCGAACAGGCTCGACTATTAATTGCCAATCTCATGCTTGAACCTGCAGACATCTTGCTGCTCGATGAACCGACGAACGATCTTGACATCCCCTCGCTGGAGGTTCTAGAGAGCGCGTTGTTGGAATTTCCCGGTGCCATTGCCCTGGTAACGCATGACCGATTCATGTTGGATCGTATTGCTACGGAGTTCGTCGGTCTTGATGACGAAGGTGGAATCAAAGAGTTTCAAACCTGCGAACAATGGTACGCACATAGGAAGGCGATGCGTCATTCTAAAACTGTGGTTCAATCAGCAAAGAAGAACGCTGTTCCCATGGCCGCAGCCAAAAAGTCCAAACGAAAGCGTACCTACAACGATGAACGTGAATACAAGCAGATGGAAAAAGTCATTCTCGAAGCTGAGGAGCGTCTAGAAGCCCTCAAGGCCGACGCTGAAGCCAATACACAGCATGCTTGCGCTAGGGAGATATTCCAATCGCTCTCGGATACGCAGGAACACGTCAAGAAGTTGTACGCTCGCTGGGCCGAGCTTGAAGCGATGGCAGACTAA
- a CDS encoding NUDIX domain-containing protein, with protein sequence MTKVKKSHMDDGTFHYIVRGIIRDGDHVLLVKQRGGNYTFLLGGHIDFGEPAEVALARELKEEIGIDATVQSFVGAIENGWGDECEISLVFDVDTPTLRSDQTPKPASPAEEHLEFLWVEVGELSNHNLLPTPLVEWLQEPDKAGWASTLAD encoded by the coding sequence ATGACAAAGGTCAAAAAATCACATATGGACGACGGTACATTTCATTACATCGTCCGCGGCATCATCCGAGATGGTGATCACGTGCTGCTCGTGAAGCAACGTGGTGGCAACTACACATTTCTACTCGGCGGGCATATTGATTTTGGCGAGCCAGCGGAGGTTGCCTTGGCCCGCGAGCTGAAAGAAGAGATTGGTATTGATGCCACCGTGCAGTCATTTGTAGGCGCCATCGAGAATGGCTGGGGCGACGAGTGTGAAATCTCTCTGGTCTTTGACGTTGACACGCCCACGCTCCGCTCTGATCAGACGCCCAAACCAGCGTCTCCCGCCGAGGAGCACTTGGAGTTTCTCTGGGTGGAAGTTGGCGAACTTTCGAACCACAACCTGCTGCCCACGCCACTGGTGGAGTGGCTCCAAGAACCCGACAAAGCAGGCTGGGCGTCAACGCTGGCCGACTAG
- a CDS encoding ThuA domain-containing protein, with translation MHLLLATLCLTIAFGPADTRLHVLFLGDRAYHQPEVRLNDVWGPLARQGIVFDWEDDLDAITPAVLDRYDCVVMYANHPAQSVEPAAFSESLDAYIRAGGGFAALHCTSGCFMESPSWISLIGARFQSHGSEVFSQDVVDESHPITRGWTPFETWDETYVQEHIDDDRTLLTTRGDEPWCWTRAHGNGRIFYTASGHDHRTWTHPGWVDHLERAIVWAAGPLAASRHSQFKPVEFDFEPHDWVPNYESHDPPMPFQLASTPEQATAALIPAAGFHAELFASEPLIVNPVAMTWDERGRCWLIESPDYPNDTRDNGVGTDRISVLEDTDGDGMADSKTVFAENLNIPTGLLKVTGGLIVASPPHLLFYEDVDCDDQADRRATLLTGFGTWDTHAGPSNLAWGPDNNVWGAIGYAGYKSEDSPTFASGLWRSDQAKLHPEFVAQFTNNTWGLGLRSDGEVFGSTANGAPSFFVGAAKPDLAASLPQHPGAEIVADSTIVHAALPQLQQGDFMGQFTAAAGHAFATGTQVPAHWPERMAFIAEPTAHLVGRQEVYPEKSGFRTRDCFNLVASTDEWFCPVQAEVGPDGAIWIADLAQFIILHNLPGNPERGLPDINYGPGNAHLNPLRDRTHGRIYRLVSSDSTQTPDLSDATAEQLIAALSSDNRFWRTTARRLLVEGMYAEAGPLLHELARGEHDFAAAEAIRTLHGLGMLGGRVATTTLAEALRATRPATRHAALASLPRSEASSILLLEAGIFEHSNAATRRHAYLAASRLPESDAMGAAIAGRALSEAQGDPWITLSLTAAAAAHPNAFVAATAPLLTGPNQSTDLLAMVELARAKADGSLTTPSQRTLSLKGGRIAEGERVFRTNTIAACFRCHSLDGSGTGVGPDLSTVGGRLSKEQLLESILSPNAALAEGWIAPASAMPALAAFLSDDELRDIVAFLSAQQ, from the coding sequence ATGCACCTCCTGCTCGCCACACTGTGCCTGACCATCGCCTTCGGCCCAGCCGATACGCGACTACATGTGCTTTTTCTTGGTGACCGCGCCTATCACCAACCTGAAGTTCGCCTGAACGATGTCTGGGGGCCACTCGCCCGCCAAGGAATTGTGTTTGACTGGGAAGATGATCTCGACGCGATCACGCCTGCGGTACTTGACCGCTACGACTGCGTCGTCATGTACGCCAACCACCCGGCCCAGTCAGTCGAACCGGCGGCCTTCTCTGAATCGCTCGACGCCTACATCCGCGCGGGCGGTGGCTTTGCGGCCCTGCACTGCACGAGCGGCTGCTTCATGGAATCGCCCAGTTGGATCTCACTCATTGGCGCTCGCTTTCAATCGCACGGTTCAGAAGTCTTTTCACAAGATGTCGTAGACGAATCACACCCGATCACTCGGGGCTGGACACCGTTTGAAACATGGGACGAGACATATGTTCAAGAACATATTGACGACGATCGCACACTCTTGACCACACGTGGCGACGAGCCATGGTGCTGGACACGAGCCCATGGAAATGGACGCATCTTCTACACGGCATCAGGGCATGACCACCGCACCTGGACGCACCCGGGCTGGGTCGACCATCTCGAGCGGGCGATTGTCTGGGCCGCTGGCCCCCTCGCCGCCTCCCGCCACAGCCAGTTCAAGCCCGTGGAGTTTGACTTTGAGCCACATGACTGGGTGCCCAACTACGAATCGCATGACCCGCCGATGCCATTCCAACTGGCATCCACGCCCGAGCAAGCCACGGCGGCGCTCATCCCCGCCGCAGGCTTTCACGCCGAACTCTTTGCGAGCGAGCCACTGATCGTCAATCCGGTCGCCATGACGTGGGACGAGCGTGGTCGGTGCTGGCTCATCGAGTCACCCGACTATCCCAATGACACGCGAGATAATGGTGTCGGCACCGATCGCATCAGTGTGCTCGAAGACACCGATGGCGATGGCATGGCCGACTCAAAAACAGTATTTGCCGAGAACCTCAATATCCCCACGGGCCTGCTCAAAGTCACTGGTGGCTTGATCGTGGCGTCACCGCCACACCTCCTCTTCTACGAAGATGTTGATTGCGACGACCAAGCCGATCGACGCGCCACCCTGCTCACTGGCTTCGGTACGTGGGATACCCACGCCGGCCCCTCGAATCTCGCTTGGGGGCCCGACAACAACGTCTGGGGCGCTATTGGATACGCCGGATACAAGAGCGAAGACAGCCCTACATTCGCATCAGGACTCTGGCGATCGGATCAGGCCAAGTTGCATCCCGAGTTTGTAGCGCAGTTCACCAACAACACATGGGGGCTCGGCCTCCGCAGCGACGGCGAAGTATTTGGCTCAACGGCCAATGGCGCACCATCCTTCTTTGTCGGCGCGGCGAAGCCCGATCTTGCGGCGAGCCTGCCGCAGCACCCGGGCGCGGAAATCGTGGCCGATAGCACGATCGTGCATGCAGCGCTTCCTCAATTGCAACAAGGTGACTTCATGGGCCAGTTCACAGCAGCAGCTGGCCACGCATTTGCAACCGGGACACAAGTGCCAGCCCACTGGCCTGAACGCATGGCCTTCATTGCCGAACCAACGGCGCATCTTGTTGGCCGACAAGAAGTCTACCCAGAAAAATCTGGCTTTCGGACACGCGATTGTTTCAATCTTGTCGCGTCCACCGATGAATGGTTCTGCCCGGTGCAAGCCGAAGTCGGCCCAGATGGCGCCATCTGGATTGCAGACCTCGCACAGTTCATCATCCTGCATAATCTGCCAGGAAATCCAGAGCGAGGCCTCCCGGACATTAACTATGGACCGGGCAACGCCCACCTCAACCCACTACGCGACCGAACACATGGGCGAATCTATCGGCTGGTCTCAAGCGACTCCACGCAAACGCCAGACCTCTCTGATGCCACTGCCGAGCAGCTCATCGCCGCACTGTCGAGCGACAACCGTTTCTGGCGCACAACTGCAAGGCGACTCCTTGTCGAGGGCATGTATGCCGAGGCTGGGCCATTACTCCATGAACTTGCTCGCGGGGAACACGACTTCGCCGCCGCTGAGGCCATCCGGACACTGCACGGCCTTGGCATGCTCGGTGGGCGAGTCGCAACGACAACGCTCGCGGAGGCACTCCGCGCCACCAGACCAGCCACTCGGCATGCAGCATTGGCTTCGCTTCCACGAAGCGAGGCGTCATCAATACTCCTGTTAGAAGCAGGCATCTTCGAACACTCGAATGCTGCGACCCGCCGCCACGCCTACCTCGCCGCCTCACGCCTGCCGGAGTCTGATGCGATGGGCGCAGCGATCGCCGGGCGTGCACTCAGCGAGGCACAAGGCGATCCCTGGATAACGCTCTCGCTCACTGCCGCCGCCGCTGCACACCCCAACGCATTTGTGGCTGCGACAGCCCCGCTGCTCACCGGCCCTAACCAATCCACTGATCTCCTCGCCATGGTCGAACTTGCCCGCGCAAAGGCCGACGGGTCGCTCACAACGCCGAGCCAACGAACACTGAGTCTCAAAGGTGGCCGCATCGCCGAGGGCGAGCGAGTCTTTCGCACCAACACTATTGCAGCCTGCTTTCGCTGCCACAGTTTGGATGGTTCAGGAACTGGCGTCGGACCAGATCTATCTACTGTTGGCGGACGGCTCAGTAAGGAACAACTTCTTGAGTCGATCCTCAGCCCCAACGCAGCGTTGGCAGAAGGATGGATAGCGCCAGCCTCGGCAATGCCCGCCTTGGCGGCATTCCTCTCAGATGACGAACTACGCGACATCGTTGCGTTTCTCTCGGCCCAACAATAG
- a CDS encoding right-handed parallel beta-helix repeat-containing protein, with translation MMSRLMGFGCGIAVILLVGSFAAASVLEVPSGYPTIQLAIEAASSGDTVQVEPGFYHEKLDFLGKPILVMGDGPETTILDGSGLGGPVVRFASEEGSGSVLDGFRIVHGEGELINDPVFGMVHCGGGMLINSASPTILNCIFDTNASWGGAGLCVNGGTPTITDCTFRNNTSEGHGGGVYALHSTPTFERCRFESNVASWGGGMTCTDLTDAIITDCDFVANNTLNVGGGMFIRSSSSPTVTGCTFVSNFQTSNPLGSGGGICVYGSGTGGGPCYPVIADCLFENNEVNGDGGGMSNAYDSHSAVSNCVFRGNTCGRDGGGVACVGAHEPDVPSNGTFHSCLFEDNVASDRGGGFFVRASEPSMMNCDLRGNSCGESGGGLHFFEGPASTVMETRLCGNSLEQIDGAFVSIGGIVVDPECSACSGDITGDGTVGVDDVLELISSFGPCDGCPADVDDDGIVGVDDILIVLSAWGDCP, from the coding sequence ATGATGAGTCGATTGATGGGTTTTGGATGTGGCATTGCAGTAATTCTTTTGGTGGGCTCGTTTGCGGCGGCGTCCGTGCTGGAGGTACCAAGTGGATATCCAACGATTCAATTGGCAATCGAAGCGGCTTCTTCAGGCGACACCGTGCAGGTTGAGCCTGGCTTCTATCACGAAAAACTCGACTTCCTGGGCAAGCCAATCTTGGTCATGGGCGACGGTCCTGAAACAACGATTCTTGATGGCAGTGGCCTTGGCGGGCCGGTTGTTCGATTTGCTTCCGAGGAAGGATCAGGGAGTGTGCTCGATGGGTTTCGCATTGTTCATGGGGAGGGAGAACTTATCAATGATCCGGTCTTTGGAATGGTCCATTGCGGCGGCGGCATGCTGATAAATAGTGCGTCACCAACCATTCTCAATTGCATCTTCGACACCAACGCAAGTTGGGGTGGCGCAGGTTTGTGTGTCAATGGAGGCACGCCCACGATTACCGACTGCACGTTTCGAAATAACACATCGGAGGGGCACGGCGGCGGCGTGTATGCGTTGCACTCAACACCAACATTTGAGCGCTGCCGATTTGAGTCCAATGTGGCTTCGTGGGGTGGCGGCATGACATGTACCGACTTGACCGATGCCATTATTACCGACTGCGACTTTGTTGCCAATAACACGCTGAATGTTGGCGGGGGGATGTTCATTCGATCGAGCAGTAGTCCGACTGTTACAGGCTGCACGTTTGTGAGCAACTTTCAAACCAGCAATCCGCTTGGTAGTGGCGGCGGAATCTGTGTGTATGGCAGCGGCACTGGGGGCGGGCCCTGCTACCCCGTGATTGCAGATTGCCTCTTCGAGAATAATGAGGTCAATGGCGATGGGGGCGGCATGAGCAACGCGTATGACTCACACTCGGCAGTGAGTAACTGCGTATTTCGTGGGAATACCTGCGGACGTGATGGTGGAGGCGTGGCTTGTGTTGGCGCCCATGAGCCTGACGTTCCGAGCAATGGCACATTTCATAGCTGTCTCTTTGAAGATAACGTAGCCTCCGATCGAGGTGGCGGCTTCTTTGTTCGGGCAAGCGAACCATCGATGATGAACTGCGATCTGCGTGGCAACTCTTGTGGCGAGAGCGGCGGGGGCCTTCACTTCTTTGAGGGGCCGGCGAGCACAGTGATGGAAACTCGTCTGTGCGGCAACTCGTTGGAGCAGATTGATGGTGCCTTTGTAAGCATAGGTGGGATCGTTGTAGATCCAGAGTGTTCGGCCTGCTCAGGCGACATTACTGGCGACGGCACTGTTGGCGTTGATGATGTGCTCGAACTCATATCCTCATTCGGTCCGTGTGATGGATGTCCGGCCGATGTTGATGATGACGGCATCGTCGGTGTAGACGACATCTTGATCGTGCTTTCTGCTTGGGGCGACTGCCCCTGA
- a CDS encoding PQQ-dependent sugar dehydrogenase has product MIAITTLLLAMTVTDSWLVETIPAPAGEVIEAGGLAFLPDGRVAVSTRRGRVWLVDGALGNDPSDAQWTRFADGLWEGLGLDVDGDDLIVLQRGELSRLRDVDHDGLVDDVEVVSQDWGVSDNYHEFAFGLPRDESGGRFIALNLGFGSPEWWHGQAFEPHRGWILRVSPDGAVEPWACGFRSPCGLGIDVDGRLLATDNQGDWMPSSPIFVVKKGGFHGHPASLRWTEGYGFGERKPHDREPPNVERVPAAIWIPYEWSRSTGNLVPDTTGGAFGPFVNQLFVAEMTTGRILRAEIEEVDGVSQGAVWPFLSRVGSVARVAFAPDGSLVCGLTNRGWGGLSPGHGLARVTWQGETPLEMLHMQLVPGGFDIEFTHAIAGVVAPEQVQAESYDYNWWWKYGSPEQRRSAVDITQATLSRDRRILHLEMPELSAGRVVRLKLSDIVDTSGRALRTDEVAYTVNRLPGGPTRTVAREVTPPPPNARTADESGWLRLTWADPQQLWSGDWRLAKDKLDLSDRTRFTRSSGNDLLVNDSAQEDYVLQASPPRSARVRATIMLPKTGGIAIGLPGHAAIVVRDHAGHGSVEVIDSDGVILAQSTEDAWRGPGQRHQLEFEVSDGQLKEVLMDDMQVLAGIALPTGGHEQWLRVLAAVGPGGIADVRLKPMIDAATQGESLLRGSFVLSGDLGGGLGSEGLSLTGSGQLQLRSDVGRNWRIHGKLRFESGASATLVIGGVSIAIAEGRSPAPSTGSILGHRPLAVRLIPEDTWYELDVTGASEAVSVSINGIEVAASSVAFASGGVSIELQAGGIDVESLRISTPTQ; this is encoded by the coding sequence ATGATTGCAATCACGACACTGCTGCTCGCCATGACCGTGACCGACTCGTGGCTTGTGGAGACAATTCCAGCGCCTGCGGGCGAAGTCATCGAAGCTGGCGGCTTGGCATTTCTCCCCGACGGGCGTGTCGCCGTGAGCACTCGGCGGGGCCGCGTGTGGCTGGTAGATGGCGCACTTGGCAATGATCCGTCCGATGCCCAGTGGACACGCTTTGCCGATGGCTTGTGGGAGGGTCTAGGTCTTGATGTTGACGGGGATGATTTGATCGTCTTGCAACGCGGTGAATTGTCGCGACTACGTGATGTTGACCACGATGGCTTGGTTGATGATGTGGAGGTTGTGAGCCAGGACTGGGGTGTGTCAGACAACTACCATGAGTTTGCATTCGGGTTACCTCGCGATGAAAGTGGTGGACGATTTATCGCGCTTAATCTGGGCTTCGGTTCACCTGAGTGGTGGCATGGGCAGGCATTCGAACCCCATCGTGGATGGATACTTCGGGTGTCGCCTGATGGAGCGGTTGAGCCATGGGCGTGCGGATTCCGCAGTCCCTGTGGTCTTGGAATTGATGTAGACGGTCGACTGCTTGCAACAGACAACCAAGGCGACTGGATGCCATCGTCGCCGATCTTTGTCGTCAAGAAGGGTGGCTTTCATGGGCATCCGGCAAGCCTTCGCTGGACTGAAGGCTACGGCTTCGGCGAACGCAAGCCACATGATCGCGAGCCGCCCAATGTCGAGCGAGTTCCCGCCGCGATTTGGATTCCTTATGAATGGTCACGGTCAACGGGCAACTTGGTTCCAGACACGACTGGCGGGGCGTTCGGTCCCTTTGTAAACCAACTCTTTGTTGCCGAAATGACCACTGGACGAATTCTCCGTGCCGAGATCGAGGAAGTTGATGGTGTGTCCCAGGGCGCAGTGTGGCCGTTCTTGAGTCGTGTTGGCTCAGTCGCTCGTGTTGCGTTTGCGCCCGATGGTTCACTGGTGTGCGGACTCACCAATCGTGGATGGGGAGGCTTGTCACCCGGGCATGGTCTGGCAAGAGTGACTTGGCAGGGCGAGACGCCATTGGAGATGCTGCATATGCAGTTGGTGCCGGGTGGCTTTGATATCGAATTCACCCACGCTATCGCAGGCGTGGTTGCTCCTGAACAAGTACAAGCTGAGTCGTACGATTACAACTGGTGGTGGAAGTACGGCTCGCCTGAGCAGCGGCGAAGTGCGGTGGACATCACGCAGGCGACGTTGTCGAGAGATCGGCGTATTTTGCACTTGGAAATGCCTGAGTTGTCTGCGGGCCGTGTTGTGCGTTTGAAATTGAGTGATATCGTCGACACTTCGGGTCGAGCACTTCGCACCGACGAGGTGGCTTACACAGTCAATCGGCTTCCTGGTGGCCCCACCCGCACCGTTGCCCGTGAAGTTACGCCGCCGCCGCCAAATGCAAGAACGGCAGATGAATCGGGCTGGCTGCGGCTGACATGGGCTGATCCTCAACAGCTTTGGTCTGGCGATTGGCGACTTGCGAAGGACAAACTCGATCTCAGCGATCGAACTCGATTTACCCGTAGCAGTGGTAATGATTTGCTCGTCAATGATTCGGCACAAGAAGACTATGTCTTGCAGGCATCGCCTCCAAGGAGTGCTCGTGTGCGTGCTACGATCATGCTTCCGAAGACTGGAGGAATTGCGATCGGTCTTCCAGGTCATGCAGCGATTGTGGTGCGGGATCACGCGGGACATGGATCAGTTGAAGTCATCGACTCAGACGGCGTCATACTCGCGCAATCAACTGAAGATGCATGGCGCGGCCCAGGCCAGCGGCACCAACTTGAGTTCGAGGTATCTGATGGGCAACTCAAAGAGGTACTCATGGACGATATGCAAGTGCTTGCGGGAATTGCACTGCCCACTGGTGGGCACGAGCAGTGGCTGCGTGTGCTGGCGGCTGTGGGACCAGGAGGCATCGCCGACGTTCGGCTCAAGCCGATGATCGATGCCGCGACACAAGGCGAGTCGCTATTGCGTGGTTCGTTTGTATTGAGCGGAGATCTTGGCGGAGGGCTTGGTAGTGAAGGTCTCTCGCTGACAGGAAGCGGCCAGTTGCAATTGCGGTCTGACGTTGGTCGGAACTGGCGAATTCACGGAAAGCTGCGGTTTGAGTCTGGTGCATCAGCCACACTTGTGATTGGGGGCGTATCGATTGCGATTGCAGAGGGTCGCTCGCCAGCGCCGAGCACAGGGAGCATCCTTGGGCATAGGCCACTGGCGGTTCGCTTGATCCCTGAGGACACCTGGTATGAACTCGATGTGACAGGTGCCAGCGAGGCTGTGTCGGTGTCTATCAACGGCATCGAGGTGGCGGCGTCCTCTGTGGCATTCGCCTCTGGTGGTGTCTCGATCGAGTTGCAGGCAGGTGGAATCGACGTTGAATCGTTGAGAATTAGCACTCCTACGCAGTGA